Part of the Bacillus solimangrovi genome, GATGATGTATTTTTGTTCGAAATTAAAAATGTGTAACCAAAAAGTCTACATATAAGGAGTGTTGAAAATGCAGAAACGTTTACAACAATTATCAGAATGGATGACAGAGCAGGATGTTGATGTAACTTTTATTAATTCAAAAGAGAATATATTTTACTTAACAAATTTCCACACTGACCCTCATGAACGCCTTATCGGCTTGCTGATGTTCAGAGATGCTGAACCGTTTATGATTGTCCCTAGAATGGAGTCTTCACAAGCTAAGAATGCAGGGTGGAAACATGAAATTATTGGATATTCGGATCATGAAAACCCATGGGAATTAATCAAAAAAGCAATTGAAAAAAGGGATGTAACAGTTGTAGAAAAAGTTGCATTTGAAGAGTCCGTATTATCTTATGGCCGTAGCCAATCACTACTATCAATTTTTTCAGATGCAAAGGTTGTATCAGTTGAAGAGAAGTTGAATAATATGCGTGTCATAAAAGATGAGAAAGAAATAGAGAGCATTCGTAAAGCTGCAAAAATGGCGGATTATGGTATACAAGTAGGGATTGATGCTTTAAAAGAGGGAATTACAGAAATGGAAGTGCTTGCAACAATAGAATATGAATTGAAGAAACAAGGTATTCAAGAAATGTCTTTTTCAACAATGGTTTTATTCGGTGAAAAATCAGGAGAACCTCATGGAAATCCAGGGTATCGTAAACTTAAGGAAGGTGACTTTGTCCTCTTTGATATGGGTGTCGTTGTTGAAGGGTATTGTTCTGATATTACGAGAACATTTGTTTACAAGTCTATATCTGAGGAACAAAGGAAAATCTATGACATAGTGTTGAAAGCAGAGTTAGCATCTTTAGAAGCTTGCAAGCCTGGAGTCAGAATTGGCGACCTAGATTCAATTGCTCGAAATATCATCACAAAAGCTGGATATGGAAATTTCTTTCCACATCGTATTGGCCATGGGATGGGAATCAATGTACACGAATTCCCTTCAATGAGTCATGTAAATGATGAAAAATTGAAAGAAGGAATGGTATTTACAATTGAACCTGGTATCTATCTGTCAGATATCGGTGGAGTAAGGATAGAAGATGATGTATTAATTACAAAAGATGGTTATGAGACACTTACGAAGTTCCAAAAACAATTGCAAATCATTGAGTGAATGATAGAAGTCAGTAGTCTACGAATAGACTACTGACTTCTTATCGTTAGACGTTAGCAATCAAGCATAATCGAGTAATTGCTTTCGTATTAATTCCCATTCTTCACGAAGTATTCCCATTTTAATCGAATCAAAATAAGTATCATTAACAATCCTTGCTTTCCGAATTCTCGCTTCTTCAATCATGCCACATTTTTTAGCCAAACGAATCATTCTCTCATTACCAGACCACGTACTAATACCTATTCGAGCAATATCCATCTCTGTGAATAGATAGTCAGTCCACATGACATAGGCATCAAATCCAAATCCACCAGACCAATAACGAGAATCATAAATAACGAGGCCATTTTCACACCATTTTGTAGCTTCTGATACCCAATACCAACCTACACTTCCGATAAATTCACCATCTTTCTCGATGACGAGCTTAGAGCGTGTTTGATTATTATTAACTTCTTCTAATAAGTATATATAATTCTTTGTATATTCTTCCATGCTCATTTGTTCTCTTGGAAAATAAGGTCCATTCCACTGTATATGTTCACGATCATTCGCTTCATATTCCCAATACCACATACGTTGAATATCAT contains:
- a CDS encoding M24 family metallopeptidase, with the translated sequence MQKRLQQLSEWMTEQDVDVTFINSKENIFYLTNFHTDPHERLIGLLMFRDAEPFMIVPRMESSQAKNAGWKHEIIGYSDHENPWELIKKAIEKRDVTVVEKVAFEESVLSYGRSQSLLSIFSDAKVVSVEEKLNNMRVIKDEKEIESIRKAAKMADYGIQVGIDALKEGITEMEVLATIEYELKKQGIQEMSFSTMVLFGEKSGEPHGNPGYRKLKEGDFVLFDMGVVVEGYCSDITRTFVYKSISEEQRKIYDIVLKAELASLEACKPGVRIGDLDSIARNIITKAGYGNFFPHRIGHGMGINVHEFPSMSHVNDEKLKEGMVFTIEPGIYLSDIGGVRIEDDVLITKDGYETLTKFQKQLQIIE
- a CDS encoding GNAT family N-acetyltransferase, with the translated sequence MNIQLKGKKVTLRDFTKDDIQRMWYWEYEANDREHIQWNGPYFPREQMSMEEYTKNYIYLLEEVNNNQTRSKLVIEKDGEFIGSVGWYWVSEATKWCENGLVIYDSRYWSGGFGFDAYVMWTDYLFTEMDIARIGISTWSGNERMIRLAKKCGMIEEARIRKARIVNDTYFDSIKMGILREEWELIRKQLLDYA